Within Phaenicophaeus curvirostris isolate KB17595 chromosome 7, BPBGC_Pcur_1.0, whole genome shotgun sequence, the genomic segment AAGCAGAATCCCACGTTCATTACAATGAAAGTCAAGGTGAGCTCTTCCATCAGCTCCTATTTGAGTAACTGCCACAGTGGACAACAAATCCAATTCATCTTCGTAGTCAACGATTTTGAATGtcttaggaaaaacaaaacctcaagTTTACAAATCAAACAAATTTGCATTCCCTAGTACCTAAACTGCAtaggtctttttctttcaggtgAAAGGAGAATTGGAAAAAATTGTAGTTCTTAAGTCTTTTGGTCTGATAAAGAAAACTGCCAGCCTGATACCCAACAGGCATCTTTGCCAACACAAGCTATCCAATGTATTTCAGCAAAATTAGTTAagacaggagagaagaaagtGATGTTCTGAACAATCCTAATGTGCAAGTACATCTACTTTATATATAATACaggaaatagaaaaaagtaCTTTGAAAGTGGCAGAAGAAACATATTTAAACTCCCCGCCCTCTCTTGAAGCAGACACGTTAGAGACAGAatagcttaaaatcattactgGTTTATCATTATTGGTTTATCGTTATTGGTTTATCATTACTGGTTTATCATTATTGGTTTACGAGGTATTATATATTAGTGGTATATTTATATTACTGGCATATGAGGGTAATTCCACTCATATGAACTCCTCCATGTTCTGTTCAGAGCTCTCTCTTGCTCCACAGCATATGTGACAGTGAAGAACTGAGACCAAAAGATGAAGGTTGTCAACTGCCTTAATTGCCTCTATCTCACTTTTACGGACCTAGTAACTTTCTACTTAAAATTGAGCCAgtctttttcttccataatGGAAAAATACCTACTGGAATCACAAGTAAGGTATAATAGCAGTGGGAAAAATAGTGTGCagactttaatttttattccattaaaaaaaaaaaaagagtggatAGAAGTGAACTGCAGACCTTAAGGGTTATACTGGACATTCCTGTATTTTTACCATAGTAAAATCTATTtcctaagaaaaacaaacagaaatgacTGCCAGAAAATGATAAATGTAACTGTTGTGCTTATGTCAATTACAGCTCCAGCTCTACCTAGAGAgctaaaaaatattcttcataaCCTCTTAAAGACTCAGAGGCAAACGGTGTTTTCACTCTCAAGAAGCAGTTacttaaaaagaagtatttttttcatttcataaaatGATTTGTAACAAATGCTTAACGGAGATGTTTGAATGGAGAGAGGAGTAATGGTTCGTCACATTAACATATAATTTCTGTGCCAATGAAGTTGCATAGAGTTATGACAGCAGCATGGGGCATAAGATCAGTTCTTAAAAGAGTCTACCCAAAGCACAAATGTCAACCAAGGAGAaaagacaacagacacagagggaaAATGAAGATATTGGAAGCTAAGAAGACAGGCAGCCATAGAAAAGGAATAAAGGACTCAAAGATTAACACAACTAATGTCTACAGCCACTGCACCGGAAACAAGAATAACTTCTAGCTATCTAACCATCTTACAAGATCCGTGATTTGCTCTCACCCACTACATCAGTTACCTCTTGTTCTGGGTCATCATCCAGCAAGTTAAAACGTTTTTTCACCACGCGACCAGAAGCTGTTACAGTAACAGTGTCATTCACcttgggagaaaaagaaaaaagtgactCTGGAGCGTTTTAGTCTCTTCTTATCTATTTAACAATATCTCCATTTCATGTGTTTTATCTCTCAGATCTTGTTTTACACACTAGTTATGTATGACCCTAGTGCTGCTATCTCTTCTTCGTAAGGGCTCATGAACTAGGTGGCTTTAGTTGAGGTATTACTGATGTTTAACTCGTATTGAGAGGTTCTCAGTCTTGTAGAGGTGGCAAAGGTTCTCAACTACCATAATTTTTAGAACAAAAGTGGCTGGAGCAAAGATGCTGGAATGCAAATTAAGACAGCTGAGTCACtactaatttgttttttaaatgcttactTCCCGAAGATGGCGAAAGTAGCATCTTAAACTACCACAGCTGCTTCCACTGGACCTCATTAGCACAAAAAACATTCAAAACTTGGATATCCGGTCAAAAGGAAAAGGCACAGCACAGACAGGATTAGAACTCATATTTCTTTGCTCTTACTGCAACAGAAGTTATCTAAACAAaccctaaaataaaaatgtatgcCAAGTCATTAGATGACAAAGCTTAACCTTTCTCAATTCAAAATTAGTATCACTAATTTCCAGTGACGTTACAGAACTCAAACGATAAAAACTTTCTTTGATAAAAGACATAACTTTGTATGCTGAAGCAAAATGACAGTTCCaggcaatgcaaaaaaaatctgcttcagAAGCGTGTCCTTTAACCTTTCTGACATTTAGATCGTCTTTgtgattttctttcataaaagaCTTCATGAAACAATCAAGGTGATTCAACAGCTCATTTCTACCACAGGGTTCAGATCATCCCCTCACCACTTGGTTCCATGTTTCTGCACTCTTCTCACTGACTGGTGACTCAGTTCTGTTCTGTTTGAGCTCCAGTTCAGCTCATCAAGCAAATGGAAAGCTGTTCCCCTTTTCTGCTGGGTTATTATTCTATTATGTTTAGTGCACTGATTCAGCTCACCAAGGTTTAGGTGAATGCCAAAGCTGTCACAAAGGAGTGACAGGTATGCACggccagtaaaagaaaatgactTTTAGATGTAAGGTATTGTCTTTGTTGTCTATGAAGGCTTACCTGCAAGTTATGAGAGGCCTGAAACATTTCTAGCACTTGTATGATTGACTTACCTGAGCACCAGAAACACACACAGTTGGTGGCACCTTCTGTTGAAGGTAACCTGCCACCATTTTTTACAAATGTTTTGTATCAGCGGTACCTCATTATACTGTACACCATAAAGAATGCTGAAGCCTAGAGAAAAGACTGGAGGTTTCACAAAGCTACCCTAAAAGTcttactgttttcagttttttttcaatgaagaCACTGCATATCTTTCAATAAACTCTGAATTAAGCTCATAATTAAGCTCATTGATTACTCACACACGCAAAAACCTTCTGTATTGCTCAAAATCATACATTTTGTTCTCGGACACTGAACTCACACAGTTTTCTCTGTTTGCCACAATTGTAAAATCTTCTGCAATCTCCATTTgatctgtgttatttttaacttcCTTAAACTTCAAGACtctacaaaagaaacagaaattatgaaATAAGTCATGCATTCTAATCCAGCTGCTGTAACACTGCTATATTTATAATATTAAATAATCAGGTATAttaaaacatcagaaataaccaaaatggaaataaattatttttgtaacttaTCAGTGAAATTTTAGCACAGTGGTCCTTGAACATTTATGAGATCAAAATCTACTGTTTGCTGCCAATGCTTACATTCATCACGTAGAAATCTGCAGATGCTTCTACCAGAACTTCCAATTCTGACAAATTAAtagattttacattttttaggGCTTGATGAGTGTTTTAGCCTGCAAATTGTCAAACTACTGAATTTATGCAGTTATTCAACTTTTCCtctaatgaaaataacatttgtgaaaaaaagGCTCATACTTTATCAGATTTGGTCCCGCGTGGATTATTCTGCCCGACATATCTGGGTGGAAATATATCCAGTCAGGTTCCAGTGAACAGCATTTCATATCCTGTATGCCATTTTTTGcctgaagaaggaaaggaaagcttAGAATATTAGTATTTTGAAAGTCTCACAGATCTAATTAAAGAGGAAATACCAAGCTCCTCTCCACATATCTCTGAAGGTTTTTAAGTATTACTCCTAATCATGACCAGAACGGATGGCAATGGAACAATAATAATAGAGACTCAGTTCCAATTCTCAAGATATTCCACTGAACAATTTCgactttttttcctatgcaGTAAGCAATGACCTTGTACCACACAACTATACATGGCCCTGCCTCTCCTGAAACTACACAAAATGAAGATTTAACCTATGCTCTGCAAACTTTTAACAATTCCAGCAATTTGAAGGTAAAGATGTGAGATGTGTCAAGACATGAGAAAACAATTGGCACAAACTTTGACCCAAGCTTCTAACATCAGCCTCTTTTGTGGAAGTATTTGTGCAGCAGGTAAGCCTGGGATAGCTTGCAGTCAACATCTTGGGATTTTGGCAGTGACTTCTTGTAGTTCAATTTAGCTGACCCTGAtcaaattttgaaatgtatgaACCCACATAGAACAAAAGAGGTTATGAAAgatctgttttgaaaataagagATAGGAGGGGGTCACTGATTTGATTAAACTACTAAGAGAGATGAGGAAATTTACAGATTAGAAGTTTTTTAGTGAAGAACCCTGAACTAACAGGCCTAGAAGCTGCTTGTATTACAGAAGGATCTTCAGGTCAAATTCAAatccaaaataaaacccaagatgAAAAACACATGATGAATAGaacaagcaaaaataattagGAATGCTGGATTAAACTGAGCAATAACATCTTCTGAAGGAGAGAGACAGAAGTTACAAATCAGGGATATAGTAGGAACATTAAGGAAACTTATTCTGcaatttcttaaaatgtttcttttttcaagcCATTTAGCAGGCTGACTAGTCAGAAGTGCATTAAGACGTTATCATGCAAGGAATCAGCTAATGAAATTCTGCTTGAGCCTTAACTTTAAACTGAGAATACACTGTGTGTAGCACTGATCGTGCTACCGCTGTACTAGAATGGAGGAATAGCAGAAGCACTACtgattcagaagaaaacattttacacATGACTCCACTGGACAGCAGATATAACACTGTGGGGTGATTCCTGAGAGCACCACACTGGAAAACAAGGGTATGGTTACCTCAAGCACTACTCAGAAGAAGAGATTAAGACAAACATGATCCACATTCATTTCAGAGACTCTGCTACCTGAATATATTACCAAAGCATTGTCTTTCAGAGAACAAATGTGGAAGACTCctttatgttttttcttgttaGGTGTGATGATATAATGCCAAGGGTAACCTCCAATTTGAAATGCATTCTCCAGAGTAGATGCTTCAAATAGCAAAGGTGGGGTATCTGCAAATATTTGGTAATGTTAACACCATTAGTAGCAGAACAATCATAATTCATTTGATTGTTACAATTCTAAATTGCATTAAAActattaatttttcagaagttttgaAGACTGGTGGAAATACATTGGCTGTGATCTTTTTCTAGCACCAGCTATGCTACATCTCCTAGCATGCAGGCACACATCCGCAGCTCCCCGTGGAAGGTTCCTGCCTTCTCATAACTTCATGCTGAACTGCTCTTCTGATACATTTGACTGACTTCATTCCAAATGAGTTGGAGAAGCAAAGATGCAGCAAACACTTAAAATTAATCCAGCTCATCTGAATGAGAGATTATGTACATATGAACAGGCCAAAAGCATAGCAAAATGGTCACTATTCTCTTGggaaaaatagtaataaatagCTGGAAACAGGCTAACAGCAGCAATCGCAAGTAACAGAATTAAATGCAGCAAGATACGCAAATCTgaatatttcttctccttctgggTAACACAACAAAACAGTGTAGACCACAATGAATGCAATCTGTCTCAGAGTtcataaaaattaatacaactctaaataaaagcaatttctaCAGCTGCTACGACTCCATGAATTCTAGATTGAAGATTGGCTCTTTCTAACAGTACAGAGAAGTGTTGCAAGAAACGGACAAAATGTGGAGAAAATCTGCAATTACATGGGGCATTTAGACAGGTAGAATATAAAAATCCAAGCTGAATTACTGTGAGAACAAGGTTCTTGTAAGGATTTTCGCGTCCCAAAGGTCTCACCCAAATTTTGACTTGTTTTTGTCCTGCTTAGTGTAGATAATTATCCAGATCCTAGGCAAGGGCGTGAAGATGTCACATGACATCAGAAAGTGCCtaaacagtgtttttctctttttcagtcaTTTATGTTTCCAACTTAGCCATTTAGATTGAAACAAATCAGTTCACTGCCCATGGAAATTAAGTGTTTCCTAAGCTGGAAACTGTCTATCCTCTAGTTGTCTTTTGGACTAACCCACAGGCAATGCTAGATTCTGCAAGATATAACAAAGTATAGGTTATGAAAGCCAAGGCATCTGCTGAAAATGTAGAGAATGCTGAAAACGGAAGCATAAGCAGAGAACCTACTGATATTAAAATctgtcagaaaatgaaaaattaatccaGAAAATCTGTTAACTTTTTACACTATGGactttttagttttaaataaagcatATATAGCAAGGCCTTTCAAAATTTCTGGTAGATGAACTAAATGATAGACTCATATGGGTTTCAATAACAAGCTACTAAGCTAATAATCTTAAGCAGTACAGGCTGCTAAGATGCCTTTCTTTTTATGTTCATTTGGCAAAGATTTGCAAGATCACGGCCACCTAAATCACTGTGATGGCACGACTCTGCTGCCTCAGCTCCCTCTTTCCTGCTGTGTGTCATTTGCTCTTGTTGTGCAACACCTCCTGTTCTCCTTGGTTTTCAGTCCTTTCCCTCATATTGCAAGTTTTCAATCTCCAGTTGAGCTTCTTTTCTCACTTCCTTAAAACTACTCAGCCTCATCTAAACATCAAGCCTAAGGTTGTTCCTGGCTGCACTAACAAGTATTTGTTCTaaacttataaaaaaaataattctcagcAGAACATCTTCCTCTTTGTTTAGTATGAAATTACTGTATCCTCTAATAATAAATCAAACTACTCTGGACCTTTCAGGAAGTGACACAATGAAGTTCTATAGGTACTTTTCCATTCTGTCCACTGTGATCAAACTCATATTTCCTACCAGTCAGTAGTGGTAAATGGTATAGCAGGTACATAAGAGCCTGTAAGTTttgaccatagaatcatagaatagcttgggttggaagggaccttaaagaccatctagctccaatccccctgccatgggcagggacacctcccgctagaccaggctgcccaaggccccatccaacctggccttgaacacctccagggatggggcagccacgacttccgcAACTTGCCTGGGcaaccagtgcctcaccactctcattgtcaagaaattcctccttatgcctggtctaaatctgcccctctccactttatacccattacccctcgtcctatcaccacaagcctttgtgaacagtccctccccagctttcttgtagccccttcaggcactggaaggtcgctataagatctcctcagagccttctcttctccaggctgaacaaccccaactctctcagcctgtcctcgcatgggaggagctccagccctccgatcatcctgccagccctcctctggacccgttccaacagctccatatccttcttatattgaagATTCCGTATACATTGGGTACCTAACATATCATAAAACCAGCGCCCTAATAACTGCCATCCCTTCAGGCAGTTTCTGTAGGGAGACTCGGACTAAATAAGCAGGAAAATTACACATAGTTAAATTATAGTGAATACTTAAACTTAGCTTAATACTTAAGCTTTAGCTTAAACTCTGAAACAGTTAATATCTCGCTCGCTGAAGCGTTCTATTAAACTGCAGTCAGTCAGCATCttgctctgaaaagaaaacagctcaaAAACCACAGGAATGCAACTATCTGCAAAGACCAGCCACGAAAAATGTCTGTCATGAGTTCAAAACTTCCTAACCACAAATTCTTGAATATGATTCAAGATCCAAAGTGTTTTCTCTAGTACTTTGGTGTTAAATATCAAAACTAAAAACTAGAGTGATCTATAAGACAAGAGAGCATATCTGGTATAAGCTTCCTATTAAAGCTCCCACAGCATGTTTTAAACAGGCTTCTGACATTAAATTGTGGCTTTGCAGGCtaagacagagaggaaaatgaggagaaattttgctttgcagaaCCAAGAGACGTCAATTATAGCAGTCTATCACTTTGTTTCAATAAATTATTGCATTGTAACTGAAAGCCTTCACTATCTAAagtctatattttatttttgtgcattttctcAGGTTTATGTAAAACTGGTTTGGTTTGCCTGTTATTATCTGACACTGTTTGCAAACAGAGAGATCAAAAGCACGTTTTTATTTGGACAGTCACctggaaaaaacatttaatacaGAAACATTTAAGATTTAAGACACCGAAGCACGCATTATTTGATACTAGTAAAACCtattttgtttggctttttttttttacttttcaaattCCTCAAGTGTAAACTTGTGAGAATGTATTTTTGAAgttaaaaagcatttcaaataaaGTCTCAGGCTTTTGTCATTCATGAAGATTATTAGCACCAAATTCTAATCTCAAATGCACCAACAGAAATGATTGGTTTCAGACAAATTAAAGTCATTacataaagcagaaaattaagttaATGATTCAAGGCATAAGAATTGgttttaattatcttttctcTCATCAGGAATTAACTTTATTGAAACTGGCACATTTCTGACAACTTAGAATTATCAAAATGCAATTCTGACAAGCTGTATTCGGTCTCCTTGATTCCCCTCTGCAAGTTCAATTAAACCTTCTCATGTCTTTTGCTTAAAGACCGTACACTGTTTCTGGGCATCCTAACAGCCCCAGCCCTTCCTCCTGCCCATAAGCAGCAGTGAGCAGAAATAAGGAAGGAGTTTCCACCTCATGCATTGCTTGTGAAGTTTTTGAAATAGCTTAGTTGCTGTACTTGTTTTCTAGGTAAGTCCTATGTAATTAATTCTCGTAATTAGAAAGTAGAGCAAAGCACATTTTTACTATAACATAAACCCAGCAATATAGGTACAGTGCAATATGAATACCCTAATTTCAATGTGTTTTCTTGCTGTGAACCAAGTCATAATTAATTCACAAAAGCCACCAGCCAAGACAATACAAAGATGATAAATACCTGTTATTTTAATGTTACATGGAAGACCATATGGATACTTTCCTACAACTCCCACTTGACCATTCCAGTTGAATTCATTTCCCAAATCAAATGGCTGTTCCATGAACTAAAATAACACAGAACAATTTAGCTTTATTGCTGCATATTTACTTGCTGATtagtttactgcttccttacTTTATCTTGCTAGATACTGCTTGAAGTTGTATTTTTGAATTAAGGTTAGATTTTTGATTAGAAGAATAAACTCAAAAGTCTCACTGCAGTTCTGTTTCAGATCAAACTATCTCTCATGCTTATCAGTTTCTAGCCTTAACACTCACCTGTAACTACAGACTAGGTGTGTAAAGAGCACACCCTGGTCTAGCATTTACAGAGCTCCTTCTCTATATGTGCTTAAGTGCCTGTCTGACCCTGTATCTCTGATGTTTTGCCACTTGTAGCTGGTGTGAGTAGAATTTTCTGAGTGTAACCATTTGCACCTTCTGTCTGTAAACAGATTTAGGCAAGAACTCCATCCCTTGACACATCCCCCATGTATCTTTGTGGCCTTACATGAATATTTATGATTTGTTGCCCCAAAATAGCATGggctgtatgaaaaaaaaattcatttttcattacCTGTTCAGAGATGGCCTGAAAGTTATACAGCCTGACCAGACCCATGCTATACATTACAATCAGGATTCCATTAGAAACAGCAACATCTGTCACACTATTACCAAATatctggaaaaaaggaagagaaaaatattccattaGGGAAGAAATAATTGACAGACAATGCAAAATATTGACATCATGTCCTTAATTTTGCAGTCACTTCAATTTTTCCTGCTAACCAAACTCTATGTGTTTTAGTTCATGAACTCATCTGTTCTCCTAAGTTTCTTTAATCTTTGCACTGCAGTAACACCTGAGGTTATGTTAGTCCTACTCTGCAAGCAAATTAATTCTCTAATCAATTCTCAGTATATCCTCATGTTACCCATTTATTATCATACACGAACAGATATTACCCAGCATCCCACAGAAATGTTAGCAAAGCTAACAACTCAGTCTAAAAGCACTGATTTcagattttgttctttcttcatcACCAGAGTAAAACACTAGTCTAATGATGGCCCTATGACTGTGTACAGCTGTACTAAAACTACATTATCCAGCTGTCAAGACTACAGAATCCTCTCTGAATCCAAATTAGACACATACACAAGAAGCTGACTTAGCCCTTTTAATAATTATGCAGTATTCTTTTGTGCCACTGCTTAACACACCTatagtgagaaaaaaaccccaacaaactaATACTTAATATTTGGTGAATAACAACACATGAtatttgtaggtttttttaCTAGAGATGCTTGTAAATGTAGTTATCATTTCTTTAATCTGAATCACTATgtaaaaaagcaattaaaacagGGTTAAGAACAGGCTgaaaaacacttaaaagaaaaaaaaaatcccaaagttCCAAGATCTTAACACTATCAGTGATCCTGTGATCAGTTTGGTCCCAAAAGGTGACTGATTTTTCTGAGGTCACAGACTGACCTCAGAAAGACTGTTTGTTCTGAATTGATAAAGCAAGATAACATATTTACATTTTGCCATTCAGTATCAACGATGTAAGTTTAAAATGCTTGTAATTGTATACAGAATTCATAGACTATAACTAGGAGTGGGTCAGATGCACATATATCCTTCTTCAAAGAGGTAAAAAGAATTCCACAAACATTATAGGATTCCTTAATTCTTATGATTGCTATAAGTAAAGGCTAAAGTCCTTCTCCATGTCAAAGAGTAACCCAATAGCAGAATGCATGTGTATTCTCTCTTCTGGTCATTCAAGTTAAGAATCTTCCCCCCAACGCTCCTGTCAGACACAGGAACAACATCCCATcgcagagggattggaactagatgatctttaaggtcccttccaagctaTTCTATTACTGCTAATTAATGTTGTAGGGCACTATGTGTTTACAAGCTGCAAGTATGACTTCTGAAATTCTGGGACAATTGCCTAAATTATGCCTCACATACAATTACAATACAGATCACAATTAATAGCAGAATTAACTTacctttttgtttatttctagcATTCCAATGAACGAAAGTGGTAAAACTTGGAATACAGCAAGATAAAACAATACAGACTGTTGGATACCTGCCTGGGAAGGAACAATACTGGATATAGTTATTATACTTAAGGCATTTCTTAACAGCAGGACACCTTCATCTCCTACCATAACAACAAATGTCtctcttgtaattttttttcattgattttgtAAACATTCAAGAATTGCAGAGTTTTCCAACAAACTTACCTGCcgtgctgctgcagggagcttATTCTGAGCTGACTTTACAACCATTACTTCTTGAGGAGTATCCCAACTCAGATACCTATTTGTGACAAGAAAGGCCTGTCTTAATaatctaaaattaatttaataataaatacattatttcacATAAAATACAACATACTGTAACTACACAGATCCCCATGTCCAGGCGAACTGTTCAGTATCTGATTTGGGAGAGGTGCCTGATATATTTGCTCTCTGCAATAATGTAAAACTTCCAGAATGAGGAATGGCCGATTTCATACTTGGTTGTGAGAAGAACTACCTTAATTTTCCTCTGTCCCTTCACAAATCACTACTTCTTATCCTTCAAcctaaaggaaataatttcctctgagaaatgaaaagaaatgtacaGCTTATCAGAAGCAGTAATTGCTCTGCTTTTAAAGATCAGAATGGCTACTCTATGGAGAAAAATGCTTGCAAGTTAAAAATAGcttaaatctatttttcttatgttttatgAAGTTTGTTTTACAGCTCTTGAAGGTCCTCTCCTGGTATGTTGCTATTGCAATATCAAAGGCTGTAAAATGGTCATAGAAATGCCAATAGTAGCCtatttttttgtggattttgtggAACTTGATACCAAATTTGAGGTCATAATACTGACACTGCTGAAGTTCTTCCATAGAAAACAGCACATAGACATTTAGAAACTGCACTCTGGTTAACGTACTAGACTAACTAACTTAAAGTCAGCCATAGGATAGCACTAAAATAGACACGATTCCCTGTTTCCAGTACAGTACTAATGATTGTTAATTATATAAAGCCTAATCAATGTTTAATACCTGAACTTGCAACAGGAACCAGCAAGGTATACTTTTTCTAGTATTTCTCCACTATCAGCAGAGAGACGTAGAAGCCAGTTCTGCACCGTCAAGACTATCAGGGAAGATTTATAGTCTGATGGATGTGGT encodes:
- the DCAF17 gene encoding DDB1- and CUL4-associated factor 17, which produces MSPRAGGSGAARSPGARSVCQLLARRALGFYARDAGVAHRHNLGLLRRIMCQEATKFKNVWTTHSASPIAYERGRIYLDNYQCCISSIAQEPRILYQKTKCSKSEKIEDALLLECPLGEMLPHPSDYKSSLIVLTVQNWLLRLSADSGEILEKVYLAGSCCKFRYLSWDTPQEVMVVKSAQNKLPAAARQAGIQQSVLFYLAVFQVLPLSFIGMLEINKKIFGNSVTDVAVSNGILIVMYSMGLVRLYNFQAISEQFMEQPFDLGNEFNWNGQVGVVGKYPYGLPCNIKITDTPPLLFEASTLENAFQIGGYPWHYIITPNKKKHKGVFHICSLKDNALAKNGIQDMKCCSLEPDWIYFHPDMSGRIIHAGPNLIKVLKFKEVKNNTDQMEIAEDFTIVANRENCVNDTVTVTASGRVVKKRFNLLDDDPEQETFKIVDYEDELDLLSTVAVTQIGADGRAHLDFHCNERGILLKSIPLLESWDVTYSHEVYFDRDLVLHIEQKPNRRFSCYIYQMVCDTAKDDECSSYEKTEKSFCKKGGRIFEYN